Below is a window of Shewanella khirikhana DNA.
TGGCCTGATTACCAGCGATAAGATGCGTGACGCCATCAATGAAGGCTTTGATGCTGCCACCAAAGGCAAGCAGGATGCCGCCATGAAGGCGAATATTGCCGCCTTTATGGCGCTGTTTGATGCTGAAATCAAACCCGGCGATCGCTTTGTGCTGCACACAGGCAATGATGGCGTGATTGCGGTGAAAAACGGCGTGGCCGGGCCAAAAATCGGTGATACCGACTTTGCCAAAGCCCTGCTGAATATCTGGCTTGGCGACAAACCCGCCCAAAAAAGCCTGAAGCAAGATATGCTGGGGCAATGATGGCGCTGCTATAACTCCGCTGGAATAACGCCGGAGCAATAACGTAAAAAAGGGACCAAATGGTCCTTTTTTCATGGCGGCGATGATTAAAAAGCTACAGAGAAAGCAATGGCGCCGGCGCCTTCGGCCGACAGGTCCTCTCGCTCGCCGCTGCCAAGTTCCATTTCACCGCCAAACATGTAGCCAGCGTAGGCATTCAGGCTCACCTTCTGCCCCAGTTGCCAGCCAAGGCGTAAAAACGACACCCATTCATCGATTTCCACCGTTTGACCATCGTCATTCAGCAGCAGACGCTGACTGCGGCGGGAGCTGCCAAGCCCAAGTTCCCATTTGGGGTTGAATCGATAACTGAGCTCAAGGCCCGCAGGCCCGCTGAATCCGGCGTCAAAGGGGTTGGCCAGGGTCAGTGAATCAGTCAGTTGCCAGCGCACCGCCAGAAACGGCAGCGCACGGGTTTCCCCTATGTCATCCAGGTAAATCGCGCCCACCCCGAGCAGATTGCCATCCTCAAACCTGTGCATGGCGCTGGCCACCAGCCCCCAGCTGCGGGCATCGGACGACGACGCCGTATCAGCCCAGGCGTATTGCAACATGGGGCTGAAACCAAACAGCCAGTTACCGGTCCGATAACCAATATTCAGCGACACATTGTAGCGATTAATCGAACTCCAGGGGTTAGCAGCGCCGCCAAGCAGCTTGCCATCGGCGGTGCGCCAGCTGTAATCCAGCACATCGTAGCCAAGGCCCCAGCCAACAGACCATTGGCGCGAAAGTGCATAACTGCCTTTGGCATCAAACATATACAGATTGCGGCCCAGGGTTGCATCCCCCACATCGGCCTTATCGGTAGACACCCAGGCCGCCTGCAGTGAAAAGGGAGACGGCCTGCCATCGGCCAACGCTGGCAACGCCATGCCAGCGGCAACGACAGTCAGCACTGAGACCGGACGGGTAAAGCGGTTTAATGGGTTAGCGCAGCGCATCCCTGACTCCTTGATGAATTTTCCCGCCAATACGTAGCATCAGGCGGTTTGGATCATTCCCTTGCCGCACGCAAAAACATGTTGATGGTCTCGTCGAGATAGCGGCTGCGCTCTTCGTCGCTGTCTTCAATCGGCATGCCGAGCTCAAGCCTTAGCCGCCGCTCACCAAACAACATCAGACACAGACGAATGGCGGCATGGCGGGTATCGCCAAAGCGGTACTTGCCCTCGGCCTCGACCCGGCGAAAGTAGTCACTCAGCAGCGCCAGCATCACACTCGGGCCACCGGCAAAATACAGCTTCGACACTTCAGGGTGAGTGTCGGCCTGAGACACACAGGCGCGGTACACCGTCAGCGCTTCTTCACTGACAATCATGGCACCAAAGCGGGCAGCAAACTGCGTCAGTACCCGCTCAGGATGCACCACATCTGCCAGCATGTCCGGGGTGATGTCGTGCATCACACATTTGGACTCGATGGAAGCCACAAACAGCTCGTCTTTGTTACCAAAATGAGAATAGACGGTCTGCTTGGAGACACCGGCCTTTTTAGCCACCTCATCCATACTGGTATTCGGAAAACCCTGACCACAGAAGAGTTCGATGGCCGATTCCAGGATGGCCATACGCTTTTGCTCACTGCGGCTAAGGCTGTTGTTTGGGGTGGAACTCATACTGATTAATCCGCTGCGCTGACTGGAGTCAACTTATGGGTGATAAGAAAACGATATAGATTTAACCATAAAATAGACTAGACAGTCCAGTTTTACCAAAATAGACTAGACAGTCCAGTTTAACCACTTTTTAACCTACAGCCAGGACACTGCCATGAACAGAGTGAATCGCCAACCATGGATTAAGGCCTTGCCGCTCCTTTTGGGGCTGGGCCTGATTGGCGCCTGTCAGGACAAGGATGCCGTCCCGCTCGACAGCAAGCACCTGCCTACCGTCATCACCGAATCCTTAAGCCAAAGCCAGGGCTACAGCCGCCAACTGGAATTCAGTGGCACAGTGCGGGCCGCCAACACCACCGGGGTAGGTTTTGAGCTTGCCGGTAAACTCAGCAGCCTGCTGGCCGACAGCGGCAACCAGGTCAACAAGGGCCAGCTGCTTGCCACCCTGGACACCAGTTTGCTGGTTGCCGAGCAGCGTGAACTGGAGGCGGCACTGGCGCAAAACAGTGCCGATCTCAATCTGGCCCGCTCTACCTTAAAGCGCAGTCAGGAGCTGAAAAAACAAGGCTATGCCTCAGTGCAGCAACTGGATGAATTACAAGGCAAGCTTGGCAGTCTAGAAGGTGCGCGCGAGCGCCTCAATGCCAGCCTTTATGCCAACAGTCTCAAGCAGGAAAAATCACGGCTGCTGGCGCCCTTCGATGGCAGCATCAGTCAGCGCAGCTTTAACCTCGGCGAAGTGGTTCCCTTGGGGCAGCCGGTGTTCACCCTGGTAGAAAACAGCGCGCCCCAGGGCCATGTTGGGGTGCCGGCGGATGTTGCCCGCAGCCTGAGTCAAGGCCAGTGGGTTGAGCTTCGCACCGGCAGCCGTCACCTCAGGGCACAGATTGAAGGCATCAGCCCTGCCATCAATCCGGTGACCCGCACCGTGGAAATTCGCCTCTCCATGCCAGCCGACAGCCAGGTGCTGAACGGCGAAATCATTTACCTAAGCCATCGCCAGCAAGTGGATAAGCCCGGCTTCTGGGTGCCTGTGTCTGCGCTCACCGACGGCCTGCGCGGCCTGTGGAACCTCTATGTGGTGGTTGGGCAAGGCCAGGGCGAATTTGTCATTGAGCGGCGCGATGTGGAGATCCTCTACACCGACAAAGACAGGGCCTTCCTCACCGGGGCGCTCGCCGAGGGCGATCAGATTGTCACCCAGGGGCTGCATAAACTCGTGGTCGGTGAACAGGTTCGCCCTTCCACTCAGGTCGCGACGAGGTAAGCCATGGTCAAGGCATTTGTTGAAAACGGCCGTCTGGCGGCGCTTTTTATCGCCCTGCTTATCGTTGCCGGTCTCGGAGCGCTGTCGGCCCTGCCCCGCATGGAAGACCCCCATATCACCAACAGATATGCATCGGTAATAACCCACTACCCGGGCGCCTCCGCCGAGCGGGTTGAGGCGCTGGTTACTGAAGTGCTGGAAAATCAGCTGCGCCGCCTTGAGGAGCTCAAGCTTATCCAGTCCACCTCGCGGCCGGGCATTTCGGTTATCCAGCTGGAGCTGAAAGATGAAATCGACCTGACCGACCCCGTCTGGTCCCGCGCCCGGGATCTGATGGCCGATGCGCGCCAGTCGCTGCCGGATGGGGTCATATCCCCCACCCTGGATGACCAGATTGGTTACGCCAATACCGTTATTTTGGGACTGGCCTGGCGCGGTGGTGGCGAGCCCAGGGTCGATATCCTAGGCCGTTACGCCAAGGAGCTGCAAAGCCGCTTGCGGCTGTTGCCGGGTACCGACTTTGCCCGCCTGTACGGTGCGCCGACAGAGGAAATTCTGGTTGAACTTGATGGCAATAAAATCAATCAGCTGGATCTCACGCCCGGCGCCATCGCCCGTATTCTTGCCGCCGCCGACAGTAAAATCTCCGCCGGTGAAATCCACAACGCCCATTTCCGGGCGTTGGTGGAAGTGTCAGGCGAGCTTGATTCGCAAACCCGTATCCGTCAGGTGCCACTGAAAATTGATGGCACCGGGCAGATCATCCGCCTTGGCGATGTGGCCAATGTCTCGCGCCAATACAAAACGCCCCCCGACAGTGTGGCGCTGCTTGCCGGTGAACGGGGGCTGATGGTCAGCGCCCGTATGCTCAACAACACCCGGGTCGATAAGTGGCTGGCACAGGTGCGTACCACAGTAGCCGAGCTTGAATCCGGAATGCCCGGCAATATTGAGGTGCAATGGCTGTTCGAGCAGGAAAGCTATACCAGCAGCCGTCTTGGCGAACTGGCCATTAACCTGTTGCAGGGTTTTGTGCTGATCCTGCTGGTGCTGATGCTGACCCTGGGCACCCGCAACGCATTGGTCGTGGCGCTGTCGCTGCCGCTGACGGCCCTGTTCACCCTGGCCTGTATGCGCGCAGTAGGGTTGCCAATCCACCAGATGTCGGTGACCGGACTGGTGGTGGCGCTCGGGATCATGGTGGATAACGCCATCGTGATTGTGGATGCGATTTCCCAGCGCCGACAGGCGGGCCAAAGCCGCCTCGAAGCCGTCTCCAACACCCTGAAACACCTGTGGTTGCCGCTGGCAGGCTCCACCCTTACCACCATACTCGCCTTCGCCCCGATTGTGCTGATGCCGGGCGCTGCCGGTGAATTTGTTGGCGGTATCGCGATTTCGGTGATGTTTGCCCTGGTGGGCTCATACCTTATTTCCCACACCCTGATAGCCGGGCTTGCCGGACGTTTCAGCCCGGCCACCGAAGGCCACGACTGGCGCGCCCACGGGGTGCGGATGCCAAGGCTTGCGGCCGCTTACGAGGCATTGCTCAGCAAACTGCTGCATACCCCTATCAGAAGTGCGCTGCTGATTGGTCTGTTGCCGCTGCTCGGCTTTATGGCCGCCGGCCGCATGACCGAACAGTTCTTTCCACCTTCGGATAGGGACATGTTCCAAATCGAAGTGTATATGGCGTCCCAGGTCAGTCTTGAGCGCAGTCAGGCCACCGTGGCCGCCATGGACAGGCAGCTTGAACAAACCGATGGCATAGAGCGCATCGACTGGGTGGTGGGTGGCAATATCCCCTCGTTTTACTACAACATTACCCAGCGCCAGCAAGGGGCGGCCAACTACGCCCAGGCGATGGTGAAGGTAAAGGATTTCGAGACCGCAAACGAGCTTATCCCCCGGCTGCAGCGCAAGCTGGATCTGGACTTCCCCGAGGCCCAGGTGCTGGTACGCAAACTCGAACAGGGCCCGCCCTTCAACGCCCCGGTCGAACTGCTGATTTACGGCCCGTCCCTTGAGGAGCTTAAACGCCTGGGTGACGAGGTGCGCTCGATTCTGGTGCGCCACAGCGATGTTATCCATACCCGCTCCACCTTGAGTCCAGGAGCGCCCAAGGTAAAACTGGCGGTGGATGAAGACGCCTCCATGATGAGCGGCCTGTCGCTGAGTGATATTGCCAATCAGGTGCAAATGGCCACCACAGGTCGCAGCGGCGGCAGTATCCTCGAGCAGACCGAATCGCTGCCGGTACGGGTACGTCTGGATGACAGCATGCGTGAACAGCAAGGCCGTCTGGGCGCCATTGAGCTTGTGTCCCAGTCCGGGCGCGGCATTCCGCTCTCAGCCCTGTCAGAGGCGCAAATCAGCGTCAGCCGCGGCGCCATCCCAAGACGTAACGGCCAGCGGGTGAATACCGTCGAGGCCTATATCCAAACTGGGGTGCTGCCAGCCAAGGTACTCAGGGAAGTGCAGCAGCAGGTGGATGCCCTGGCGCTGCCCCCAGGCTACCGTATCGAGGTGGGCGGCGAGAGCGCCAAGCGCAACGAGGCTGTGGGTAATCTGCTGTCGTCGGTGGCATTGGTGATGACACTGCTGCTGGCCACAGTGGTGCTGAGCTTCAACTCATTCCGTCTCACCGGCATCATATTGCTGAGCGCCGCACAGTCGGCAGGCCTTGGGCTGCTTGCGGTATATCTCTTTGATTATCCGTTTGGATTTACGGTCATCATAGGTTTGCTTGGTTTGATGGGCCTTGCCATCAACGCCGCCATTGTGATCCTGGCCGAACTTGAAGATGTGCCCGAGAAACGCGGAATGAGCCTGGAGACGCTGGTGAAAACAGTGGCCAGCTGTACCCGCCATATCACCTCCACCACCATTACCACTGTGGGCGGCTTTTTACCGCTTATCATTGCCGGAGGTGGGTTTTGGCCCCCCTTCGCGGTGGCGATTGCGGGGGGCACGGCATTAACGACCATGTTGTCGCTGTTGTGGGTGCCTGTGATGTATCGGTTGCTGATGCAAAAAATGCCTCAGCCTCAGGGATGTCATCAACCGGCGTGAGCTTTGAGTGCGTGGTAGATATGGTCTTTGAGCTCAGCGCGTTCGATTTTCAGCGCTGAAAAATGTTCGTCCGTGGTGGGCACCTTGTTGACCTCCAATCCGCGGATCTTATGGTCCAGTTCATGATAGCGTCTGGCCTTGGCACTGAAGTCGCTGTCATTGGCCT
It encodes the following:
- a CDS encoding chalcone isomerase family protein, which gives rise to MKSLLALLLCVLPLFASAKEVSGVDLADSLTQDNQAYQLNGAGVRSKFFMDLYVGSLYLPARAQTSEQVLAQQNAIIQLDILSGLITSDKMRDAINEGFDAATKGKQDAAMKANIAAFMALFDAEIKPGDRFVLHTGNDGVIAVKNGVAGPKIGDTDFAKALLNIWLGDKPAQKSLKQDMLGQ
- a CDS encoding DUF6268 family outer membrane beta-barrel protein — protein: MRCANPLNRFTRPVSVLTVVAAGMALPALADGRPSPFSLQAAWVSTDKADVGDATLGRNLYMFDAKGSYALSRQWSVGWGLGYDVLDYSWRTADGKLLGGAANPWSSINRYNVSLNIGYRTGNWLFGFSPMLQYAWADTASSSDARSWGLVASAMHRFEDGNLLGVGAIYLDDIGETRALPFLAVRWQLTDSLTLANPFDAGFSGPAGLELSYRFNPKWELGLGSSRRSQRLLLNDDGQTVEIDEWVSFLRLGWQLGQKVSLNAYAGYMFGGEMELGSGEREDLSAEGAGAIAFSVAF
- a CDS encoding TetR/AcrR family transcriptional regulator, whose amino-acid sequence is MSSTPNNSLSRSEQKRMAILESAIELFCGQGFPNTSMDEVAKKAGVSKQTVYSHFGNKDELFVASIESKCVMHDITPDMLADVVHPERVLTQFAARFGAMIVSEEALTVYRACVSQADTHPEVSKLYFAGGPSVMLALLSDYFRRVEAEGKYRFGDTRHAAIRLCLMLFGERRLRLELGMPIEDSDEERSRYLDETINMFLRAARE
- a CDS encoding efflux RND transporter periplasmic adaptor subunit, with protein sequence MNRVNRQPWIKALPLLLGLGLIGACQDKDAVPLDSKHLPTVITESLSQSQGYSRQLEFSGTVRAANTTGVGFELAGKLSSLLADSGNQVNKGQLLATLDTSLLVAEQRELEAALAQNSADLNLARSTLKRSQELKKQGYASVQQLDELQGKLGSLEGARERLNASLYANSLKQEKSRLLAPFDGSISQRSFNLGEVVPLGQPVFTLVENSAPQGHVGVPADVARSLSQGQWVELRTGSRHLRAQIEGISPAINPVTRTVEIRLSMPADSQVLNGEIIYLSHRQQVDKPGFWVPVSALTDGLRGLWNLYVVVGQGQGEFVIERRDVEILYTDKDRAFLTGALAEGDQIVTQGLHKLVVGEQVRPSTQVATR
- a CDS encoding efflux RND transporter permease subunit — encoded protein: MVKAFVENGRLAALFIALLIVAGLGALSALPRMEDPHITNRYASVITHYPGASAERVEALVTEVLENQLRRLEELKLIQSTSRPGISVIQLELKDEIDLTDPVWSRARDLMADARQSLPDGVISPTLDDQIGYANTVILGLAWRGGGEPRVDILGRYAKELQSRLRLLPGTDFARLYGAPTEEILVELDGNKINQLDLTPGAIARILAAADSKISAGEIHNAHFRALVEVSGELDSQTRIRQVPLKIDGTGQIIRLGDVANVSRQYKTPPDSVALLAGERGLMVSARMLNNTRVDKWLAQVRTTVAELESGMPGNIEVQWLFEQESYTSSRLGELAINLLQGFVLILLVLMLTLGTRNALVVALSLPLTALFTLACMRAVGLPIHQMSVTGLVVALGIMVDNAIVIVDAISQRRQAGQSRLEAVSNTLKHLWLPLAGSTLTTILAFAPIVLMPGAAGEFVGGIAISVMFALVGSYLISHTLIAGLAGRFSPATEGHDWRAHGVRMPRLAAAYEALLSKLLHTPIRSALLIGLLPLLGFMAAGRMTEQFFPPSDRDMFQIEVYMASQVSLERSQATVAAMDRQLEQTDGIERIDWVVGGNIPSFYYNITQRQQGAANYAQAMVKVKDFETANELIPRLQRKLDLDFPEAQVLVRKLEQGPPFNAPVELLIYGPSLEELKRLGDEVRSILVRHSDVIHTRSTLSPGAPKVKLAVDEDASMMSGLSLSDIANQVQMATTGRSGGSILEQTESLPVRVRLDDSMREQQGRLGAIELVSQSGRGIPLSALSEAQISVSRGAIPRRNGQRVNTVEAYIQTGVLPAKVLREVQQQVDALALPPGYRIEVGGESAKRNEAVGNLLSSVALVMTLLLATVVLSFNSFRLTGIILLSAAQSAGLGLLAVYLFDYPFGFTVIIGLLGLMGLAINAAIVILAELEDVPEKRGMSLETLVKTVASCTRHITSTTITTVGGFLPLIIAGGGFWPPFAVAIAGGTALTTMLSLLWVPVMYRLLMQKMPQPQGCHQPA
- a CDS encoding YdcH family protein, with amino-acid sequence MLGENHLLSNEFPQYSDLIQSLKANDSDFSAKARRYHELDHKIRGLEVNKVPTTDEHFSALKIERAELKDHIYHALKAHAG